The proteins below are encoded in one region of Arenibacter algicola:
- a CDS encoding chondroitinase-B domain-containing protein codes for MTRLVTLLCFLFIIGACGEKTNLNTKTVGTPEELQEAIKNVQAGDNIVMANGIWKDIQIRFIGEGTEDKPITIKAETPGKVFIEGVSDLKFGGEYLVVDGLHFRNGYSRSEAVLEFRIDENTVANHCTITNCVIEDFNKMHRDDTDLWVQFWGRHNTLSNSYIAGKTNRGPTIRVDLEGNESINNYHQIINNHFGPRPPKGGASGETIQIGNSFSSMSPSYTRVANNLFEECNGEVEIISSKTNFNEFRNNVFYKSEGSLVTRHGNYCTIDGNYFIGDGKNENIGGIRIINTGHWVTNNYFYNIKGKNFRSALAVMNGIPKSPLNRYNQVTDVVVAYNTYINCDSPWQFGVGQNLSQEDVLPSSEIRSARPIRTIVANNVIYNEKGDALPIVEHDKADGVTFKSNAINNQAVDFKPYDGLKAVNFDIKEIGENILIPSSKIAIEPYQGFEFEHISKDLVSNSRAENNSIGAFTNTDFKDPNILDRSKYGPSWYSSETEEKEPKTVVVATAENLQFKINEAENGDIISLEAGNYDIPQSLIINKKLTIQSSDKSKVTLNYSGAENSPLFQLQPKGFLNLKNVTLKGNNSQYTFASLKENMFTHFGLTVSDCDISDFNYVLKVYKESFAERITFENTSISNCENGLELSEETNDLGDYNTEYLTINSCKFNNVKSNVIDYYRGGYDESTIGGNLLVTNSTFTNCGSEEKNGILINSHGIVNVDISNNTFNNNTVKLVALLWGAKNNSHSDNQINNSGEIRVEENLEMKLLY; via the coding sequence ATGACAAGACTAGTAACATTACTTTGCTTTTTGTTTATTATCGGCGCTTGTGGGGAAAAGACCAATCTCAATACCAAAACAGTAGGCACTCCTGAAGAATTGCAAGAAGCCATAAAAAATGTACAAGCTGGTGATAACATTGTGATGGCCAATGGTATATGGAAGGATATCCAAATTAGATTTATAGGCGAAGGCACGGAAGACAAGCCAATTACAATTAAGGCCGAAACCCCTGGAAAAGTTTTTATTGAAGGCGTATCCGATCTAAAATTTGGAGGGGAATACTTAGTGGTGGATGGTCTGCACTTTAGAAATGGTTATTCGCGCAGTGAAGCTGTATTGGAATTTAGAATAGATGAGAATACCGTAGCAAATCACTGCACCATTACCAATTGCGTTATTGAGGATTTTAACAAAATGCATCGAGATGACACTGATCTATGGGTTCAATTCTGGGGAAGACACAATACTTTGAGCAACAGTTATATTGCTGGAAAAACAAATCGTGGACCAACTATAAGGGTAGACTTGGAAGGCAATGAGAGCATAAATAATTACCATCAAATCATTAACAACCATTTTGGGCCAAGACCCCCTAAGGGAGGTGCCAGTGGCGAGACCATTCAAATTGGCAACAGCTTTTCTTCCATGTCTCCAAGTTATACAAGGGTTGCCAATAACTTATTTGAAGAGTGCAACGGTGAAGTAGAAATTATTTCCAGCAAAACTAACTTCAACGAGTTCAGAAATAATGTCTTTTATAAAAGCGAAGGTTCTTTGGTAACAAGACATGGCAATTACTGCACTATTGATGGCAATTACTTCATTGGCGATGGTAAGAACGAAAACATAGGGGGGATCAGAATAATCAACACAGGGCATTGGGTAACCAACAATTACTTCTACAATATAAAAGGAAAGAATTTTAGAAGTGCCTTGGCCGTGATGAACGGAATTCCAAAATCACCCCTAAACAGATACAATCAGGTTACAGATGTTGTGGTGGCATACAATACCTACATCAATTGTGATTCCCCCTGGCAATTCGGAGTTGGTCAAAATTTAAGTCAGGAAGATGTTCTTCCTTCCTCTGAAATTCGCTCGGCCAGACCAATAAGGACCATTGTTGCAAACAACGTAATTTATAATGAAAAGGGTGATGCTTTGCCAATTGTTGAACACGATAAGGCTGATGGAGTGACCTTTAAAAGCAACGCAATAAATAATCAAGCTGTGGATTTCAAACCTTATGATGGATTGAAGGCTGTAAATTTTGACATTAAAGAAATTGGAGAAAACATCCTGATCCCTTCCTCCAAGATAGCTATTGAACCCTACCAAGGATTCGAATTTGAACATATATCCAAAGATTTGGTCAGCAATTCCAGAGCTGAAAACAATTCTATAGGAGCTTTCACAAATACGGATTTTAAAGACCCCAATATTTTGGACAGATCCAAATATGGTCCAAGTTGGTATTCATCTGAAACAGAAGAAAAGGAACCTAAAACAGTAGTTGTTGCCACAGCAGAAAATCTTCAATTTAAAATCAATGAGGCGGAAAATGGCGATATCATTTCGCTGGAAGCAGGAAATTATGACATCCCGCAGTCCTTGATAATCAACAAAAAGTTAACTATTCAATCCTCCGATAAATCAAAAGTTACCCTAAATTATTCGGGAGCAGAGAATTCACCCTTATTCCAACTTCAACCTAAAGGCTTTTTAAACCTAAAAAATGTAACATTAAAAGGAAATAATTCCCAATATACTTTTGCCAGTTTAAAAGAAAATATGTTTACACATTTTGGATTAACGGTTTCCGATTGCGATATCAGTGACTTTAATTATGTACTAAAGGTCTATAAGGAGTCCTTTGCAGAACGTATCACTTTTGAAAACACTTCAATATCAAACTGCGAAAATGGTTTGGAACTATCTGAAGAAACTAATGATCTAGGAGATTATAACACTGAATATCTAACGATAAACAGTTGTAAGTTCAACAATGTAAAAAGTAATGTAATCGACTACTATCGCGGGGGTTACGACGAATCCACCATTGGCGGAAATCTTCTGGTTACAAATAGCACCTTCACGAATTGTGGATCAGAAGAAAAAAATGGAATTCTGATCAACTCCCACGGCATTGTAAATGTTGATATTTCCAATAATACCTTTAACAACAACACCGTAAAACTGGTGGCCTTACTTTGGGGAGCAAAAAACAATTCGCATTCGGATAACCAAATCAACAATTCGGGGGAAATTCGGGTTGAAGAGAATTTAGAAATGAAATTACTTTACTAG
- a CDS encoding sugar phosphate isomerase/epimerase family protein, with translation MKKRTIYERRDFVKLAAMAGAAIPLMGFDESIFKPISKSSGNLEVHLFSKHLQFLDYNGMSEAAAEIGFDGLDLTVRPEGHVLPDRVSEDLPKAVEAMKKYGLNPRLMTTNVIDVDNEEHRSVLETASKSGFSHYRTAWLSYPENRAITESQAIYGQQLKNLEVLNTQLGLIGCYQNHAGNHVGAPIWDLPPILQATKNTNIGCQYDIRHAVVEGGSCWELGLRLIRPFIKSIVTKDFKWGTVNGQWKPINTPLGEGMVDFDRYFSLLKKYNINVPVSLHLEYGLGGAEHGATKISIDKKEVFAQMKKDLAFLKEAWQKAE, from the coding sequence ATGAAGAAAAGGACAATTTATGAAAGAAGAGATTTTGTTAAACTTGCAGCAATGGCTGGTGCTGCCATACCATTGATGGGATTTGATGAATCCATTTTTAAACCTATTTCCAAATCGAGCGGGAATCTGGAAGTGCATTTATTTTCCAAACATCTGCAATTTCTAGATTACAATGGGATGTCCGAAGCTGCCGCAGAAATAGGTTTTGATGGATTGGATTTGACGGTAAGGCCAGAGGGGCATGTATTGCCAGATCGCGTATCTGAGGATTTGCCCAAGGCGGTCGAAGCCATGAAAAAATATGGTCTAAACCCTAGACTGATGACCACCAACGTAATTGATGTTGATAACGAGGAACATAGATCCGTACTGGAAACGGCCAGCAAAAGTGGGTTTTCCCATTATCGTACAGCGTGGCTTAGCTATCCCGAGAATAGGGCGATTACTGAAAGTCAGGCAATCTATGGCCAACAGTTGAAAAATTTGGAGGTTCTAAATACGCAGTTGGGTCTTATTGGCTGCTATCAAAATCATGCCGGTAATCATGTAGGGGCGCCCATTTGGGATTTGCCACCTATTCTTCAGGCCACCAAAAACACAAATATTGGTTGCCAATATGATATAAGACATGCCGTAGTGGAAGGGGGCAGTTGCTGGGAACTGGGATTGCGACTAATTAGACCCTTTATCAAATCCATCGTAACAAAAGATTTTAAATGGGGAACCGTGAATGGCCAATGGAAACCAATCAATACTCCGTTAGGGGAGGGGATGGTAGATTTTGACCGCTACTTTTCCTTGCTTAAAAAATACAACATAAACGTGCCGGTATCCCTGCACTTGGAGTATGGGCTGGGCGGTGCAGAACACGGGGCGACAAAGATTAGCATAGACAAAAAAGAAGTCTTTGCACAAATGAAAAAGGATCTAGCCTTCCTCAAGGAAGCTTGGCAAAAAGCGGAATAA
- a CDS encoding ribonuclease activity regulator RraA: MDHTAASTKEKLKKVSTATIATCLFKKGLKKQFIQDVKPLKLGKPTMVGEAYTLRYIPAREDLNTIEVFKNPKHLQRVAVEECPKGAILVIDSRKDARAASAGSILVTRLMVRGVSGIVTDGGFRDSAEIAELNIPSYHKRPSAPTNLTLHQAIAINEPIGCGDVAVFPGDILVGDDDGVMVIPAGIADEVADECMQMTLFEEFVMENVQNGRSIIGLYPLVDKKIAEEFEVWKAKK; this comes from the coding sequence ATGGACCATACAGCAGCTTCTACTAAAGAAAAATTAAAAAAAGTCAGTACCGCCACCATTGCTACCTGCCTTTTTAAAAAAGGATTGAAAAAACAATTTATTCAGGATGTTAAACCCCTAAAACTGGGCAAGCCTACTATGGTAGGGGAGGCCTATACCCTGCGTTATATACCGGCCCGTGAAGATTTGAATACCATTGAAGTATTCAAGAACCCTAAACATTTGCAAAGGGTAGCGGTAGAGGAATGTCCAAAAGGAGCTATTTTGGTCATTGATAGCAGAAAGGATGCCCGAGCTGCTTCGGCAGGTTCCATTTTGGTTACGAGATTAATGGTAAGAGGGGTGTCGGGAATTGTCACCGATGGAGGTTTCAGGGATTCTGCAGAAATCGCCGAGTTGAATATTCCCTCATACCACAAAAGACCCTCGGCACCTACCAATCTCACCCTGCACCAGGCCATTGCCATTAACGAACCCATTGGATGTGGTGATGTGGCTGTTTTTCCAGGAGATATTTTAGTAGGGGATGATGACGGGGTTATGGTAATTCCGGCAGGAATTGCGGATGAGGTGGCCGATGAATGTATGCAAATGACCTTATTCGAGGAATTTGTGATGGAAAATGTTCAAAATGGGCGATCAATAATTGGGCTATACCCTTTGGTGGATAAAAAAATTGCTGAGGAGTTTGAAGTGTGGAAAGCCAAAAAATAA
- a CDS encoding sialidase family protein translates to MKKVIVATISLLIFFVAFNGISQSLPERIKVSKIYSDENYNAFTSLIRFKGDFYCAFRSGERHVYGKDGVIKIITSKDGKAWKDVDQIALKGFDLRDPKLSVTPEGLIMATMGGSIYEGKTLLGGIPHVAFSNPKGTKFSPPKPIRYDANIKSKFDWLWSLTWYEGTGYGGMYSRIENKEGGNTTLIKLVKTTNGLDYIKVADLEVEGNPNESTIRFLPNGDMLMLIRREQGNKRAYLGQSSPPYTDWSFTESPYFIGGPDFVSIGEGQYIGGGRINREYTGLVSFGKNGDFREVLKLPSNSDSSYPGFVFENDTLYMSYYSSHETEKTSIYFAEIPLVELK, encoded by the coding sequence ATGAAAAAAGTAATAGTTGCTACCATATCCCTTTTAATCTTTTTTGTCGCTTTTAATGGCATTTCCCAGAGCCTGCCAGAAAGGATAAAAGTATCCAAGATATACTCCGATGAAAATTATAATGCCTTTACTTCTTTAATAAGGTTTAAAGGAGATTTTTATTGTGCTTTCCGTTCGGGGGAAAGGCATGTTTATGGAAAGGATGGTGTAATAAAAATTATAACCTCTAAAGATGGCAAGGCCTGGAAAGATGTTGATCAAATAGCTCTCAAAGGTTTTGATTTAAGGGATCCCAAATTATCGGTTACTCCGGAAGGGCTCATAATGGCCACTATGGGGGGGTCTATTTATGAAGGCAAGACCTTGTTGGGAGGAATACCCCATGTAGCCTTCTCTAATCCTAAGGGGACCAAGTTCTCCCCGCCAAAACCTATTAGATATGATGCCAATATAAAATCGAAATTCGATTGGCTCTGGAGCTTAACCTGGTATGAGGGTACTGGTTATGGAGGTATGTATTCGCGGATAGAAAATAAAGAGGGAGGAAATACAACGCTTATAAAATTAGTTAAAACTACCAATGGGTTAGATTATATAAAGGTTGCCGATTTGGAAGTCGAGGGTAATCCCAATGAATCCACAATCCGTTTTTTGCCCAATGGCGACATGTTAATGTTAATAAGACGTGAACAGGGTAACAAAAGGGCTTATTTGGGTCAAAGTAGTCCTCCTTATACGGACTGGAGTTTTACCGAGTCGCCATACTTTATTGGAGGTCCCGACTTTGTATCGATAGGAGAGGGCCAATATATTGGTGGGGGAAGGATTAACAGGGAGTATACCGGACTGGTTTCCTTTGGTAAAAATGGAGATTTTAGGGAGGTATTGAAATTGCCATCAAATTCCGATAGCAGCTATCCAGGTTTTGTTTTTGAAAATGATACCCTGTACATGAGCTACTATTCTTCCCATGAGACCGAAAAAACCTCTATTTATTTTGCCGAAATACCCTTGGTTGAACTTAAATGA
- a CDS encoding sialidase family protein — MSLKFLFSTMLLWVLLGIAFSCKSNKITNKLSVSKEPKTVLSLQPSADNPRNSEGDFIKLKNGNLLFVYTHYTQGTGSDHDPAHLASRYSEDNGKTWSIKDEVVLPNEGGMNVMSVSLLRLHNGSIALFYLRKNSTVDCIPMMRISTDEAKSWGSPIPCIADKKGYFVLNNDRVVQFEDGRLMFAVAEHPTTQKGFGAKGNLFSYYSDDNGETWTSSEMVPNNTEIITQEPGLIEMNDGRIMMYIRASGGVQQLSFSKDRGASWTHIEASSIYSPLSPATIEKVPGTGDWVMVWNNNDGSDPAIKAKRTPFTIAISKDEGKTWGNIKNIATDPDGWYCYTALYFTHPQELILGYCAGNRVQGTGLAITNITTLNLDWLVKPGG, encoded by the coding sequence ATGAGTTTAAAATTTCTTTTTAGTACAATGCTTCTCTGGGTGTTGCTGGGAATCGCCTTCTCCTGCAAGAGCAATAAAATAACCAACAAATTATCGGTATCCAAAGAACCTAAAACCGTTTTGAGCCTGCAGCCTTCTGCAGACAACCCCCGTAACAGTGAGGGGGATTTTATCAAGCTAAAAAATGGAAATCTGTTATTTGTGTATACCCATTATACCCAGGGCACTGGGTCCGACCATGACCCGGCACATCTGGCAAGTAGATATTCCGAGGATAATGGAAAAACATGGAGTATAAAGGATGAGGTGGTGCTGCCCAATGAAGGAGGAATGAATGTTATGTCGGTTTCCCTATTGCGACTGCATAATGGTTCCATAGCCTTATTTTACCTGAGGAAGAATAGTACAGTGGATTGTATTCCCATGATGAGAATATCCACGGATGAGGCAAAGAGTTGGGGTTCTCCAATTCCCTGTATCGCGGACAAGAAAGGGTATTTTGTTTTAAATAATGATAGGGTAGTTCAGTTTGAAGATGGGCGTTTAATGTTTGCAGTGGCGGAACACCCCACTACGCAAAAAGGTTTCGGTGCCAAGGGCAATTTATTTTCTTATTACTCCGATGATAATGGTGAAACATGGACTTCTAGCGAAATGGTGCCCAATAATACCGAAATTATTACCCAGGAACCAGGTCTCATTGAAATGAATGACGGGCGTATCATGATGTATATTCGGGCAAGCGGTGGAGTACAGCAGCTGTCTTTTTCAAAAGATCGTGGAGCAAGCTGGACTCACATTGAGGCAAGTTCTATTTATTCCCCTCTTTCGCCAGCTACCATAGAAAAAGTCCCCGGAACCGGGGATTGGGTCATGGTGTGGAACAATAATGATGGTTCGGATCCAGCTATAAAAGCTAAAAGAACCCCTTTTACGATTGCTATTTCCAAGGACGAGGGGAAAACATGGGGCAACATTAAAAATATTGCCACCGACCCAGATGGCTGGTATTGTTATACCGCCTTGTATTTTACACATCCACAAGAACTTATTTTGGGGTATTGTGCAGGCAACAGAGTACAGGGAACAGGCCTGGCAATAACCAATATAACTACTCTAAATTTGGATTGGCTAGTTAAACCTGGCGGATAA
- a CDS encoding arylsulfatase, which translates to MNLMYKHCILLFMILGLTSSGYAQKNQRPNVILVITDDQGYGDLGFTGNPHVKTPVIDALARESVRFNNFYVSPVCAPTRSSLMTGRYSLRTGMRDTYNGGAIMASNEVTIAEMLKQADYTTGAFGKWHLGDNYPSRPSDQGFDESVIHLSGGMGQVGDITTYFKGDTSYFDPVLWHNNQQQAYEGYCSDIFTDQAINFIDKNKESPFFCYLAYNAPHTPLQVPDSYYQKYRDIDPSAGFGKDGKPFSKMSEKDKEDARKVYAMVNNIDDNLGKLFKKLDALGLSENTLVIFMTDNGPQQTRYVSGMRGLKGDVYNGGVRVPFYLKYPALSKGDKDVETMTAHLDVLPTLSAICDVEMPKDRIIDGKSLVPLIQGQKVEWADRSLFFYWSRRYPELYNNMAIQKAGYKLVGKTDYNATIEDFELFQLTKDPYEQQNVLKENKELAIDLKKELDEIYGELIISENLVNPPKISVGTPYENPVILNRNDAGGERGIWNQEEIYGHWDTEIEEGYYDITFKFVQPVVGNGKMVLEANTLVRQMENKKGDTDIIQMEKVYFPKMSGKLLPFYAVDNKNVFPFWMEMKKVD; encoded by the coding sequence ATGAACCTAATGTATAAACATTGTATTTTACTCTTTATGATTTTGGGGCTTACTTCTAGTGGCTATGCCCAGAAGAACCAACGTCCCAATGTAATCTTGGTGATTACGGATGATCAAGGGTACGGGGATTTAGGGTTTACTGGGAATCCCCATGTAAAAACACCCGTTATTGATGCCTTGGCACGTGAAAGTGTTAGGTTCAACAATTTTTACGTTTCTCCGGTTTGTGCACCAACCAGATCCAGTTTAATGACGGGGCGTTATTCATTGCGAACGGGTATGAGGGATACTTACAACGGAGGGGCAATTATGGCTTCCAACGAAGTTACCATAGCCGAGATGTTGAAGCAGGCAGATTATACGACGGGGGCATTTGGGAAATGGCATTTAGGGGATAATTATCCAAGTAGGCCCAGTGATCAAGGTTTTGATGAGTCTGTTATCCACCTTTCTGGAGGCATGGGGCAGGTAGGGGATATTACTACTTATTTTAAGGGGGATACAAGTTATTTTGATCCTGTACTTTGGCACAATAACCAACAGCAAGCCTATGAGGGGTATTGCTCCGATATTTTCACCGATCAGGCGATCAATTTTATTGATAAAAATAAGGAATCGCCCTTTTTCTGCTATTTGGCCTATAATGCCCCACATACCCCCTTGCAGGTGCCGGATTCCTATTATCAAAAGTATAGAGACATAGACCCTTCTGCAGGGTTTGGTAAGGACGGAAAGCCATTTTCAAAAATGAGCGAAAAGGATAAGGAAGATGCCAGAAAGGTATATGCCATGGTAAATAATATTGATGACAATCTCGGCAAACTCTTCAAAAAATTGGATGCCTTAGGATTATCGGAAAACACCCTTGTAATTTTTATGACCGATAATGGCCCGCAACAGACCAGATATGTAAGTGGTATGAGGGGACTTAAGGGAGATGTTTACAATGGGGGTGTACGAGTCCCATTTTATTTAAAATATCCAGCACTTTCCAAGGGTGACAAAGATGTGGAAACCATGACGGCGCATTTGGATGTCCTGCCTACGCTATCGGCAATTTGCGATGTGGAAATGCCAAAAGATAGGATTATAGATGGCAAAAGTTTAGTTCCCTTAATACAGGGCCAAAAAGTGGAATGGGCCGATCGTTCCCTATTTTTTTATTGGTCGCGCCGCTATCCTGAATTGTATAATAACATGGCCATTCAGAAAGCAGGGTACAAATTGGTAGGAAAAACAGACTATAATGCCACTATTGAAGATTTTGAATTGTTTCAACTTACCAAGGATCCATATGAGCAGCAAAATGTGCTAAAGGAGAACAAAGAATTGGCAATAGACCTTAAAAAGGAGTTGGATGAAATATACGGGGAGTTGATCATTTCTGAAAATCTTGTAAACCCTCCAAAAATTTCGGTGGGCACCCCCTACGAGAACCCGGTAATTTTGAATAGGAATGATGCCGGAGGGGAGCGCGGTATTTGGAATCAAGAGGAGATTTATGGTCATTGGGATACTGAAATTGAAGAGGGTTATTATGATATTACATTTAAGTTTGTTCAACCGGTAGTCGGTAATGGGAAAATGGTTTTGGAAGCCAATACGCTTGTAAGACAAATGGAAAATAAAAAGGGAGATACCGATATAATACAGATGGAGAAAGTTTATTTTCCAAAAATGTCGGGCAAGCTTTTGCCATTTTATGCCGTAGACAATAAGAATGTTTTTCCTTTTTGGATGGAAATGAAAAAAGTGGATTAG
- a CDS encoding YkgJ family cysteine cluster protein, with amino-acid sequence MESRVKAVEALFAVLDREIATFQSESGLGCIAGCGKCCTHPDIDASPLEFLPWAFNLFLNGKAETTLEELKVSDNSICHLYRPLSVLDSNSGRCGDYKFRGLICRLFGYGASRDKLGQLRLATCKIIKENQADLYENSKVAMKNGLYVPIFTDYYMNLNQIDFRMGNSILPINIAMKAAIEEVLQYYAYRPFPEGHKVTA; translated from the coding sequence ATGGAAAGTAGGGTAAAAGCAGTTGAGGCGTTGTTCGCGGTATTGGATCGGGAGATAGCTACTTTTCAATCCGAGTCGGGTCTTGGTTGTATAGCAGGTTGCGGTAAATGTTGCACCCATCCGGACATAGATGCTTCCCCTTTAGAATTTCTGCCATGGGCTTTTAATCTTTTTTTAAATGGAAAGGCAGAAACTACCTTGGAGGAATTAAAGGTCAGCGATAATTCCATTTGCCATTTATATCGGCCATTGTCCGTTTTGGATAGCAATAGTGGTAGATGTGGTGATTATAAGTTCCGGGGACTAATATGTCGCTTGTTTGGATATGGGGCAAGTAGGGACAAGTTAGGGCAACTGCGTTTGGCCACTTGTAAGATTATAAAGGAAAATCAGGCCGATCTTTATGAGAATTCCAAGGTGGCTATGAAAAACGGACTATACGTGCCTATTTTTACAGACTACTATATGAATCTTAATCAAATAGATTTCAGGATGGGAAATAGTATTCTTCCTATCAATATAGCAATGAAGGCGGCCATTGAGGAAGTGCTTCAGTATTATGCATACCGTCCCTTCCCGGAAGGGCATAAGGTTACTGCCTAG
- a CDS encoding alpha/beta hydrolase, whose translation MRQLLTTLFVFCTVLSVFASQLDTLKVASKSMGKSIANLVILPDSYTAQKKGYPVLFLLHGAGGDHTDWVTKVGSIRDYADAYNMIIVCPDGSKTSWYFDSPVDPDMRYETYVAKELVQAVDKKYNTLANRESRAITGLSMGGHGAFYLAFKHQEVWGAAGSMSGGLDIRPFPENWDLSKRLGDYAENKGHWEDNTVINMVYLLKKDNLKLIFDCGVNDFFYDANKRMHQKLLERNIPHDYIERPGSHNWDYWANAIQYQLLFFDSFFKS comes from the coding sequence ATGAGACAACTATTGACTACATTGTTTGTTTTTTGTACCGTACTGAGTGTATTTGCATCACAGCTGGATACCCTAAAAGTTGCGAGTAAGTCTATGGGTAAATCCATTGCCAATCTGGTAATTTTGCCGGATAGTTATACTGCACAAAAAAAAGGATACCCGGTACTTTTTCTTTTACACGGAGCAGGAGGCGACCATACGGATTGGGTAACCAAGGTGGGATCCATAAGAGATTATGCTGACGCATATAACATGATTATAGTCTGTCCGGATGGTAGTAAGACCAGTTGGTATTTTGATAGTCCAGTAGATCCGGACATGCGTTATGAGACCTATGTTGCCAAAGAGTTGGTTCAGGCGGTGGATAAGAAATACAATACTCTGGCCAATAGGGAATCTAGGGCCATTACTGGCTTGAGTATGGGTGGACATGGGGCTTTTTATTTGGCTTTTAAGCACCAGGAGGTGTGGGGTGCTGCAGGAAGTATGAGCGGCGGTCTGGATATCCGACCCTTTCCCGAAAATTGGGACTTGTCCAAGCGACTGGGCGATTATGCGGAAAATAAAGGCCACTGGGAAGATAACACGGTAATCAACATGGTTTATTTGTTGAAAAAGGACAATTTAAAGCTCATTTTTGATTGCGGAGTTAATGACTTCTTCTATGATGCCAATAAAAGAATGCACCAAAAATTGTTGGAAAGAAATATTCCGCACGATTATATAGAACGCCCAGGAAGCCACAATTGGGATTATTGGGCCAATGCCATTCAGTACCAACTATTGTTTTTTGATAGTTTTTTTAAATCCTAA